Proteins encoded within one genomic window of Geitlerinema sp. PCC 9228:
- the rnhA gene encoding ribonuclease HI, whose amino-acid sequence MKGDASKIFNERKIESLYTDGACSGNPGPGGWGVVIYFDDGTVHEMGGREEETTNNRMELVSAISALKFWRWWGQEKSVVLYTDSEYVLKGITQWIDGWKKRNWKNASGKSVSNQQLWQELDRLNQPQIRWQHVRGHSGNRGNERCDAIARAFSLGESPAMKELFPSSTIE is encoded by the coding sequence GTGAAAGGAGACGCTAGTAAAATTTTTAACGAACGTAAGATTGAAAGTTTGTATACAGATGGTGCCTGTTCGGGCAACCCCGGTCCGGGAGGCTGGGGTGTGGTTATCTATTTTGACGACGGTACCGTTCACGAAATGGGGGGTCGCGAAGAGGAAACCACCAACAATCGTATGGAGTTGGTTTCGGCAATTTCAGCCTTGAAATTTTGGCGTTGGTGGGGACAAGAAAAATCCGTAGTTCTGTATACCGATAGCGAATACGTTCTCAAAGGAATTACCCAGTGGATTGACGGTTGGAAAAAACGCAATTGGAAAAATGCCAGTGGCAAGTCGGTCAGCAACCAACAATTGTGGCAGGAACTGGATCGTTTAAATCAACCGCAAATTCGATGGCAGCACGTACGCGGTCATTCCGGCAATCGAGGCAACGAACGCTGCGATGCGATCGCTCGTGCTTTTTCATTAGGAGAAAGTCCCGCCATGAAAGAGCTATTTCCTTCTTCTACCATTGAATAA